The following are encoded in a window of Microvirga ossetica genomic DNA:
- a CDS encoding TadE/TadG family type IV pilus assembly protein produces MKSLELVREGAVWKALRTAVRSFVRDRSGSVAVMAALAMPVLIGVTGLGVEVSYWYLTQRSMQNAADSAAIAAATNGTVNYSAEAKAAAAKYGYVHGANNISVTASNTAPCPSGGANCYSATITGYVPLFLSQVVGYRGTATVDGSQQTMLSAKAVARLDLMPREYCILALGTSGIAFGTNGAPKADLTGCSIMSNAGADCNGHNLGADYGDAAGKNEGCGIVQRSDVPPLSDPYAGLRDNLPADPCGGKYPQMGTADFPAANTWNGTVTLPAGPKNVCGDLVLGGDVTIQTPAEGAILIIWNGQLYTGKKPSGRTMSTNSGSALTIVFTGTNGGYIHSPSGDGTLDFAAPTTGPWKGIAIYQDPNLTTGVDISEAGNTPTWKITGMVYLPHASVTLSGVINKSSNGESCFGLVVDNLLINGTGSILSTGGCAAAGLDLPTGTAPTGRGTLVM; encoded by the coding sequence ATGAAATCGCTCGAGTTGGTTCGCGAAGGCGCTGTTTGGAAGGCGCTTCGAACTGCTGTCAGATCCTTTGTACGCGATCGAAGCGGCAGTGTTGCAGTGATGGCCGCGCTGGCTATGCCTGTCCTGATCGGCGTCACGGGACTGGGAGTAGAGGTCTCCTACTGGTATCTGACCCAGCGCTCTATGCAGAATGCGGCCGATTCCGCCGCCATCGCAGCCGCCACGAACGGAACCGTGAACTACAGCGCCGAGGCCAAAGCAGCAGCAGCAAAATATGGCTATGTGCATGGGGCAAACAATATCTCGGTCACAGCGTCGAATACAGCACCCTGTCCTTCGGGCGGCGCCAATTGCTACAGCGCGACCATCACCGGGTACGTCCCTTTGTTTCTGTCTCAGGTTGTAGGCTACCGCGGCACCGCGACGGTGGACGGATCGCAACAAACAATGCTGAGCGCGAAGGCTGTTGCGCGGCTTGATCTGATGCCGCGGGAATATTGCATCCTGGCACTCGGGACGAGTGGTATCGCCTTCGGCACCAACGGCGCTCCGAAAGCTGATCTCACCGGTTGCAGCATTATGTCCAATGCTGGCGCCGACTGTAATGGCCACAATCTGGGGGCCGATTATGGTGATGCTGCAGGAAAAAACGAGGGGTGCGGTATCGTCCAGCGCTCGGACGTACCCCCACTGAGCGACCCTTACGCCGGGTTGAGGGACAACCTTCCGGCTGATCCGTGCGGAGGCAAATACCCCCAGATGGGAACAGCAGACTTCCCGGCTGCGAACACGTGGAACGGCACGGTCACTTTGCCTGCGGGACCCAAGAATGTTTGCGGCGACCTGGTGTTGGGGGGCGATGTCACGATCCAAACTCCCGCCGAGGGTGCCATCCTTATAATTTGGAATGGTCAACTCTATACCGGCAAGAAGCCAAGCGGACGCACCATGAGCACCAATAGCGGCTCAGCTCTCACAATCGTGTTCACCGGAACAAACGGCGGCTACATACACAGTCCCAGTGGAGACGGAACCCTCGATTTCGCCGCCCCGACAACTGGCCCCTGGAAAGGCATCGCCATCTATCAGGACCCGAACCTGACAACCGGCGTCGATATCTCGGAAGCCGGAAACACCCCAACCTGGAAGATTACCGGGATGGTTTATCTGCCCCATGCAAGCGTCACGTTGAGTGGCGTAATCAACAAGTCCAGCAACGGCGAATCGTGCTTCGGTCTTGTCGTCGATAACCTCCTTATCAATGGCACGGGCTCCATCTTGTCGACAGGCGGATGCGCCGCGGCCGGCCTCGACCTGCCGACCGGAACCGCCCCGACGGGGCGCGGCACACTGGTCATGTGA
- a CDS encoding LuxR C-terminal-related transcriptional regulator translates to MLPAQSVALIADADVYFRMAVGALLRRELGFSDVIEVPTFDEAKEYLLGHPEASVAILDLSIPDMKAAAGLRIIRALFPRIKLAVTSISTSRRDILSALEAGVHGYVPKNLNVAGLTSALRLVLDGALYVPPILAEVAPQIPESTIRLTDMRVFSDATARGQLTPRQKDVLELLVQGKPNKEIASALNLGEGTVKIHLAAIFRYFGVNNRAAAAVASARPHPSRDFSVLGRTAKAGPIPSESAGMTPVALSL, encoded by the coding sequence GTGCTACCCGCGCAATCCGTCGCGCTCATCGCCGATGCCGATGTTTATTTTCGAATGGCCGTCGGTGCTCTTCTGAGGCGCGAACTCGGCTTCTCCGACGTGATCGAAGTGCCCACATTTGACGAGGCGAAGGAGTATCTTCTTGGACATCCCGAAGCGTCCGTCGCCATTCTGGACCTTTCAATCCCGGATATGAAAGCCGCCGCGGGCCTTCGCATAATCCGCGCGTTGTTCCCGAGGATAAAGTTGGCCGTTACTTCGATCTCGACGTCGAGGCGCGACATTCTTTCGGCGCTGGAAGCCGGCGTCCATGGGTACGTGCCCAAAAACTTGAACGTCGCTGGACTGACATCTGCGCTCCGTCTTGTCCTTGACGGTGCGCTGTATGTGCCACCGATACTGGCCGAGGTGGCGCCACAAATTCCTGAATCGACGATAAGGCTGACCGACATGCGCGTCTTTTCCGATGCAACTGCACGGGGTCAGCTAACTCCTCGCCAAAAGGATGTTCTTGAACTTCTGGTTCAGGGCAAACCGAACAAGGAGATCGCGTCAGCACTCAATCTCGGAGAGGGAACGGTCAAAATTCACCTCGCCGCCATCTTCCGATACTTTGGCGTGAACAATCGCGCGGCGGCCGCAGTGGCCAGCGCACGTCCCCACCCCAGTCGAGATTTTTCGGTTCTGGGCCGCACGGCTAAGGCGGGGCCCATTCCTAGCGAGAGCGCGGGAATGACACCGGTTGCCTTGTCGCTGTAA
- a CDS encoding TadE/TadG family type IV pilus assembly protein: MSGNRFQDSRDTSAGGVSFSLCHDNRGVAGIEFALVAGALCILLLNGIEVARYAYTVMQVQNAAQIGAQAAWKACDPTRELPATTKCAALKTAVATAIQSTTLGANVKLPAGSPTEAYYCLNNSNALIPDGGIALSSKPSNCNTVAGAQAGAPGDYIKIDVTYAYQPLFLDFTVGRLFPSTIRKTTYMRLL, translated from the coding sequence ATGAGTGGCAATCGTTTTCAAGACAGCCGCGACACGTCAGCCGGCGGGGTGTCTTTCTCCCTTTGCCACGATAACCGGGGCGTCGCCGGGATCGAGTTTGCCCTTGTTGCCGGCGCCTTGTGCATTCTGCTGCTCAACGGGATCGAAGTCGCTCGGTATGCTTACACGGTGATGCAAGTCCAGAACGCCGCGCAAATCGGCGCACAGGCGGCCTGGAAGGCATGTGATCCGACCAGGGAACTGCCCGCCACGACCAAGTGTGCGGCGTTGAAGACGGCCGTCGCGACGGCGATCCAGAGCACCACCCTTGGCGCCAACGTCAAGCTGCCGGCGGGTTCTCCCACCGAAGCTTACTATTGCCTCAATAATTCGAATGCGCTGATTCCGGACGGCGGCATCGCCCTTAGCAGCAAGCCAAGTAATTGCAATACGGTGGCGGGGGCACAGGCGGGCGCACCAGGAGATTACATCAAGATTGATGTAACCTACGCGTACCAACCTCTGTTTCTCGACTTCACGGTTGGGCGTCTATTCCCGTCGACCATTAGGAAGACGACGTACATGCGGTTACTCTAA
- a CDS encoding type II secretion system F family protein, whose protein sequence is MNLLAANLDMLIALSAAVAVVAAVLVVAWPYFVRDHLTERMVQVTNENERIRVRERNRLNAQSKQISLRTEPKRLYKLIVDRLNLAGTENGETVKMLRMAGYRGEGPITAYLAIRQLAPVGMLVLAALYVFVILRLDYPFFVKLSIVMAAAGLGYYAPAIYLKNKISKRQFSIRRSWPDALDLLLICVESGMGIEGALRKVSGEIGSQSVELAEEFALATAELSYLQDRRKAYENLADRTGLDGVKGVVTSLIQSEKYGTALSQSLRVQAQENRDMRMNEAEKKAAALPPKLTVPMIIFFLPVLFAVIITPAVIQVMKV, encoded by the coding sequence ATGAATTTGCTCGCGGCCAACTTGGATATGCTTATCGCGCTGTCGGCGGCTGTTGCGGTGGTTGCTGCGGTGCTCGTCGTGGCTTGGCCGTATTTCGTCCGCGATCATCTTACAGAGCGGATGGTGCAGGTCACCAATGAGAACGAACGAATTCGGGTGCGCGAGCGAAATCGGCTGAACGCACAAAGCAAACAGATTTCGCTCCGCACCGAACCGAAGCGGCTCTACAAGCTCATCGTGGACCGGCTCAACCTCGCCGGGACGGAAAATGGCGAAACGGTCAAGATGCTTCGGATGGCTGGCTATCGCGGCGAGGGGCCGATCACCGCCTATCTTGCCATCCGCCAGCTCGCTCCTGTGGGAATGCTCGTTCTGGCGGCGTTGTACGTCTTCGTCATTCTTCGCCTTGACTATCCATTCTTCGTGAAGCTCTCGATAGTGATGGCGGCAGCCGGGCTCGGCTATTATGCACCAGCGATCTACCTGAAGAACAAGATCTCGAAGCGTCAGTTCTCGATCCGCCGGTCATGGCCGGATGCCCTTGATCTTCTGCTCATCTGTGTGGAGAGCGGCATGGGCATCGAAGGCGCGCTTCGCAAGGTCTCGGGAGAAATCGGGTCGCAGTCTGTTGAGCTTGCGGAAGAGTTCGCTCTCGCAACCGCCGAGCTGTCCTACCTGCAGGATCGACGCAAGGCCTATGAAAACCTAGCCGATCGCACAGGCCTGGACGGCGTGAAGGGGGTCGTCACCAGCCTCATTCAATCGGAGAAATACGGGACCGCTCTCAGCCAGTCGCTTCGTGTTCAAGCGCAGGAGAACCGGGATATGAGAATGAACGAGGCCGAGAAGAAAGCTGCCGCGTTGCCACCCAAGCTCACGGTTCCGATGATCATCTTCTTTCTGCCCGTGCTGTTTGCTGTCATCATCACCCCGGCGGTCATTCAGGTGATGAAGGTCTAG